The proteins below are encoded in one region of Triticum aestivum cultivar Chinese Spring chromosome 1B, IWGSC CS RefSeq v2.1, whole genome shotgun sequence:
- the LOC123091116 gene encoding uncharacterized protein At5g01610 codes for MATYPLLLLFAAVAVAVAAASSAGDKPTAYEMLERYDFPRGILPEGVEGYELDPDGGFQVYFPRECEFLLAKQWLVKYDTRIAGAASAGKLAALQGIYVKVLFLWIPVAEVDRAGDRLSFYIGPVSTSFPLSDFASSPHCRGYHDRAAVAAAVS; via the coding sequence ATGGCCAcctaccccctcctcctcctcttcgccgccGTCGCCGTAGCCGTAGCGGCGGCGTCGTCCGCGGGGGACAAGCCAACGGCGTACGAGATGCTGGAGCGGTACGACTTCCCGCggggcatcctgccggagggggtggaggggtacgAGCTCGATCCGGACGGCGGCTTCCAGGTGTACTTCCCGCGGGAGTGCGAGTTCCTGCTAGCGAAGCAGTGGCTGGTCAAGTACGACACGCGCATCGCCGGCGCCGCCAGCGCGGGCAAGCTCGCGGCGCTGCAGGGCATCTACGTCAAGGTACTCTTCCTGTGGATCCCCGTCGCCGAGGTCGACCGCGCCGGCGACCGCCTCAGCTTCTACATCGGCCCCGTCTCCACGTCCTTCCCGCTAAGCGACTTCGCCAGCAGCCCGCACTGTCGCGGCTACCACGACCGCGCCGCCGTCGCTGCGGCCGTCTCGTGA